The segment TAAGAAGAGGTATACCGTATAATATAGGACACGTTGTATTGAGCCTCGGGGGGgcggtatatataggagtacatggggaggagataaggaaggattacagatatgaaaggagtccacacaaatcaatactatcctaatatgactttaactaccatatactctaacacaTTGATGGTGATTCAGTCTATAATTCAATTGAAGCCTGAACTAGATCAACATATTACTGCAGCTTGGGCAAACAATGGAACTACAGGACTTGGACTTCTTATTTTTCAACCCTGAAGCGTCAGACCCAACTGAAAAACTGCAAGTCTGAAATCAGACAGATGGCAACTGAAGTTAGTACTTTAGTTCTACAGACTGTTAACATACTCATTATTGAGATTGCAGCCTGAAACTCTTGCTTGCTGACTGACTGCTCATTTTGCAGGGACACACAACTTGCAGGCTTGCAGGATAGTAAGGATCTTGTGCAGGAACTGAACAAAGGATACCTTCAGATTTTCAGAACAGGTCCATGCATTTCACTGAAGTACTATATAAAAGCCCTCATGTGATTACCTAGTCTAGATATGCACAACATCAAACTTTATAACTGTAGAATATATGTTTATTCTGCAAACCCTTTCGTTTAAGCCTTTACAGTCATAAGTTTCTGACAAGAAAATCAGTGGGTACTAATGTTCAAAGAGATGTGGTGAAGTAATGTTCTAGGTGCCTGATGGAAATCATAGATTCACAATGTAAGATTGTAAGATCAATGTCCATTGCATTAAAACCAAACCGATTTAGGAACTAGGGTAGGTGGAAGCAGCAGCGTAATTATACCATCTGTGTATGATTGTTAATAGTTGATTACTCAGGGAGACTGGGACACTGAATTGTGTCATCgagtttcagagtttcagaagTGAAGCTTCACGCTTGTTGCACTGTACACGAAGAAAGTGATGCTCTGTTCTGTTCCCTGGATGACTTATTAGTGATCTTTACTTATTTATTTTGATAGAACtagaagaaaataatttatatagtggcttggttgcagacttgcagtacTCTTCCGTCGTCAAGTTTACTTGTGTTTatatgttgtttgaattttgaaGCCATTAGTCTTCAATTCTTGCCTGTTTAACTTTAAGCTGAAAATCATCATACAAAGGCACAAAATTGGATTACAAAAGCATGTGGACAGTGGGCACAACACTACTCATAATCAGACACATTAGCAGAATGAAAAACAGAATTTCTATTAAGAATGAATTTTATTACCATACGAATAAATGAAACATAATGCAGATTTACAGAGAACTAGATAACTAAAATCTTTCCTCTCCATAAAATTCATAATGCCATTATAAAATTCAGTggcatatatgatatatctactactccatccgtttcacaatgtaagactttctagcattgtccatatacatatagatgttaattaatctaaacacatatatgtatatggacaatgctagaaagtcttatattgtgagacggaggaagtactaataGTACTTGGCTACCGCTATTATGATCTATCCACTGAAGGGACGGAATTTCATGAAGTCGCCGACGAAGTTGGCGACGGCgcccgtggtggcggcggccgacaCGATgaagccggcgacggcgagcgcccTGAGCCCGATCCACAGTGCGCTgccgcgccgcacgccgcgcTGCGCGATGTACATCTCCGTGGGGAGGTAGACGGTGAGCGGCCAGAAGGATATGGcgccgaggaggccgacgaTGACGCCGAAGAAGGGCAGCGCCATGGCGACCACGGTGGTGAAGCAGACGAACACCGAGCGCCACGCCAGCCGGAACGCGCTGATGGCGAAGGGGCCCACCCGGAGCTCGCTGTTGACGAAGCCGCTGTCGGGCCACCGGCGCGACGCCTTGCGCTCGACGAAGGCGAAGACCGGCTGGCAGTACACCTGGTAGGCGCCGATGAGgtgcacggcgatggcgacgttggcggcgtcgacgagccAGAACGGCTCGAAGAAGCCGAATCCGGTGAGGAGGTTGTCCGGCGCCGCGTTGCCGAACGCCGCGTAGCCCATCCACCCGCACAGCGCGTAGAACACCGACGTCGCCACGATGCTCAGCAGCGACGCCTGCTTCATCACCTTCgcctccgacggcggcggcgccttgaTCGTGTCCTGGATCTCGGTGTACACGTTGGAGAAGGCGAACGCGAAGGCGATGTTGCCCAGCGCCTGCAGCGACCGCCACGCCTTCTGCGTGGCGGTGACGTTGGTGACGCCGGCGATCGTGCCGCGGAACCCGCCGTCGGCGACGGTCTGGGCGatgccgaggccgaggccgacgccggAGTAGGTGAAGGacatgacggcggcgacgatggacaGCCACCAGATCTCGTGGAAGTCGGGGATCTGCGAGAAGACGATCTCGAAGGCGCCGAAGATGAGCATGTACGGGGTGCTCGAGATGTGGCACGGGACGTTGTGGCCATTGGCGTGGAAGCAGCCCGCCCTCTTGATGGCCTGCATGCTGATGGAGGCGGCGATGGTGTAGCCGATGGCGGTGCCGACGAGGTTGGCGTACTGGATGATGCCGCAGAGCTTGGCGTTGGCGCCGCCGAGGATGGCGCGCACGGCGCCGATGTAGGTGTAGTTGCGGGCGCCGGTCTCCTCGTCGCCGGTGCGGTAGCACTCGGCCTGGAGCGTGGCGGTGAAGTAGGTGACGCCGCCGAACACCACCATCACGGCGGGCCCGGCGACCCACCCGAGCTGCGCCGTCGCCCACGGCAGAGACAGCACCCCGGACCCGATCACGGCGGTGATGATGTGCGCGCTCGCCGTCCAGAACGTGCCGGTGCGGCGCggccgcccgtcgtcgtcgagcaACGCCGAGTCCGCCTGGTTGCCGGCCTCCAGTGACACCTCGAGCGGCTCGATCTGAACCATGGCGGCGAACAGGAGCGCGTTCTTGGTGTTCTTGGCACGGAAGATGCGATCTCTGATCTCGATGCGGCAATggcgtgatcgatcgatcgaacagaAGATTGAGATGCGTGTGGAGAAGGGAGGCCGCCGGGAGCGCGGTATAAATGGCGGGAGCGGGGAGTCAACTAGCCGCGTTCATATCCGAGGCGGGAACGGAGTTTGAATCGGAGACGGGAGCCTAAACTTCATCCAATCTGGGGAGATAAAATCTGGCATATTTCAGCTCGGACAGGACGACCTATCCGATTGGGAGTGGGACTCGTTAAAATGCACTCTGTTCTCCGACTCGACAAACACGACAATTCTCAATTTTCAATCAACGGTTCAGTTTTTCAGTTCGACCGAAGGATTTGCGGATTAAATTTCATTAGATTGAGAGTTTAAAATCGAATTAAAACTCTCGAAACACTGCTTATCTATTATCCTTATCCTTATCTTTATCCTTACTTTATTATCCTCAAAAACAAAATCTCTGCTTTCAAATTTTTTCGTTCGGACTCCACCCACGCGTCACTCCGAGCATCCCAGCGGACACGTCACGCGCGGCCACACGTGTTGGCAGGAATATAACAGTTTAGTGTGCTTTGACCGGGCCCACACGCGATCATGTTTTGGATTAAATCTAAACTGAATTGTCAAATATAGTTTGTTTCGTAAAGATAAagcttatactccctccttccctactTCCTTAAATTTTTTACggcgttgacttttttaaatatgtttgaccattcgtcttattaaaaactttcgtaaaatatataaatatataaatatatatatatataagtatatttaacaataaatcaaatgataggaaaagaattaataattacttaaatttttttaataagacgaacggtcaaacatttttaaaaaagtcaacggtgtcaaatattttattttaggatggagggagtatttaataaatttacATCATTATGTCCAGAGGTGGACCGAAACCTTTTTTTAAGATCCACTATAATCAatggcatatatttttttcctttagttAATACGTTCATTTCTAATAATCCACAAATGCGAATAAATATTTCTCTATATGCGGTTACAAAATCATAtgtggaaaaaacaaaaaaaacatatgtacaGTGCTTCTGCATGGAAAGAAAACATATGTTACACAATGTCACCCTTTGCGATTCCAATCTAGACCGAGTAtagttccaaatttttcttcaaactttcaactttttcatcacatcaaaactttcctacacagctaaactttcaacttttccgtcacatcgtttcaatttcaaccaaactttaaattttgacgtgaactaaacacacccctagaTCAGTTTGTAGCAAAAATCACGGCATCCGACGAGATCTAACCAAAATCGCATCAGAATAAAGCCATTAAGCTCGCTCCTCTCCGGTTTCCGTCAATATTGATCATTTCAACCAATTATCTGATCCATCGCTACACTCCTCCATCTTCACCAAACCACCAGCACCGCCAGGGACCGGGAGTGGTGAATGTGTTTCCTCTCACTTTCTCCCGCCCTCCCACCGTAGCAAGCTGCCATAGTCTAACTTGCACTTAACATTATGTTCTTattatttcaatttatttttatgcTTTTCGCGATTTCAGGATACGATGTTCTTCGGTGGTGTGAGAAACATTCTGATTGTATTATTTTTACGATAAAATTATAACCTGCATGACTACACCTAAGATTACCCAATGCATATAAAATAAAACTTTAATCATATGATGTTCatcataaatttaatttttctcgTAGCAACGCACGTGTATTTTTTTCCAGTCTACTTTAAAAACGAAATATGGTTCCAGCAGAACATTCGTTTGTCCATCGTTGCTTGCATCATCGTGGCATCATCCCGTGCTGCGCACTAGCGTGCGCTCGTCCATCATTGGGAGTCGGAGTCAGGTACCCGCACAACAACGATCCCAACAAGCGATCGATCGCGGTAGCAACGTCCCTTCCACCGGTCTATCCGTTGTCCGCCTTTCGCGCGTGTCAGGGTCCTGCGTGAGAATCTTTGATGGGACCTTTGTCTACGGCATTCGCGTGTCGCGTCTACCACAGAGTCTTCAAGCAAGCGGGGTTCGAGCGAGCTGggctaaaattttatataggccGAGcatagtttcaaattttttcttcaaactttaaattttttcatcacatcaaaacttttctacacacataaacttccaattttttcatcacatcgttccaatttcaaccaaatttccaattttagcatgaactaaCACACTCATAGATAGGATTCCAAACAGACGATTAGCTAACACTAATTAGACTATGCATACATAGTCACATGCGAATGCACATGTACAGATTGGTTTCTGCCCAATCCAGTGCATGCAACATTGCAACACGAGGATTGATAAGTAAGAGCACAAAGGATTCAAGTATCCAACCAAGAGACTGCGGGCTTCATCTTAGGACCtatttagttggtgaaatgaaaatttttgggtgccacatcggacgtttgaccggatatcggaagaggttttcggatacgaatgaaaaaactaatttcataagtcgcctggaaaccgcgagacgaatcttttgagcctaattaagccgtaattagcacatgtaggttactgtagcacttatggctaatcatagactaattaggctcaaaagattcgtctcgcgatttacatgcaaaatgtgcaaatagtttttctttttatctatatttaatgctctatatatgtgtccaaagtttcaatgtgatgtttttgtgaaaagtttttgggaactaaacagggccttagtccAATACGCGAAGGCAATGGGAACTGGAGTGGAGTAGGAGTAAATCTGGTTCATCTCAAAAGCTTTTATATGTCGTGTTTGAAGTTACTGTTGACACAATTTGTAATTTTCAGCGCCCATGCTTATTTGGTCTAATAGTTGTAATTTTCGGCGTCCATCCTTGTTTGAATTTACCTAAAGAGCATTAAATGCTTATTTGATAGAATCTAcgtgattttagaaacattattttagtagatcatattATTGGTAGAAGTTGGGGGTTTGTCCCTCTCACCTTTTTTAAGCTCTTTTCTGCTCACTTCTGGACTTTTTGGCTATGTGACTACAGGTAGAGACCGGATATGTaacccatttccattatcttaaaaaaaatgcttgctTGGCATTTTCACCACTTATGCTCATTTAATGCACTGTGAATATTCTATCCATCTCTCTTGCCTCAATCAtaatatgcatgttttattaggggtattttagtcattCATATTCTCTCTTAGTATGTGAGATGTGTACTATAAcaacacttaaaatgggatggaggaagtaagtAACATTAGTTTTAAAGCTGATTTACTTACTTATATATGTACCATCACGTACACTGCCACCAATCCAGGGCCATCAACATGGTCTTGCTGCCGAGGAGCGTGGCCACAAAATCCCACCAATGGTTGATCGCACGCCTAGCTATGACCATGTGTGTTAGCTAGTTATTAGTCATGTAGGCCACGTTTTATCCCAGTTATCAGCTCTTTCGAATTTGAGCCCACCAATGGTTTTATCCCACGTTTCAAACCTAACAAAACCAAGGCTGtctttaggccctgtttagattccaacttttttcttcaaactttcaactttttggTCACaacgaacttttctacacacataaatttctaacttttccatcacatcgttttaatttcttcaaactttcaattttagtgtggaactaaacacagctttAGTTTCAcgtaaaaattgaaagtttaaaaaaattgaaacaatgtgacggaaaagttgaaagtttgtgtgtaggaaagttcgatgtgatagaaaagttagaagtttgaagaaaaaagttggaggTAGAGGCTTTGAGATCTTCAGTTTGTAATCTAATCTAATGCCGTTGTACGTAACGCATGGACACCTTCCTAGCAAAATCTAAAATTtgatgagggagaggagatggCGTGTCAATGTACGGAGGCCGAGAGCAGACAGCATCCGTGGATCTGTCGTCCCAGGGTGCCCAGCTAGCAGCTACCATTGGCTCGGTGTGCCCAGGTGATGGGGAAGTGGTAGGGGTCAGCCAAACCAACATTCCGACGGTGTCAATCCCTTTTGACCTGCAGGTGGGCCCACCGCAAACATTCCGAGTATTGTACCTTTTGTACTCGAAAACTCCACTCAGTTCTTCAAATGGAAAGCAAAACTAGTATCAAATTTCAATGTACATTTTGAATCGAATAAGTAAAAACTCTAGACGAAAACGCTCTCTCAGGCGGTCGTGCTAGTCCGCCAACCAGCACTGCCTGCGCCGCCCACGCGTCGAACACCTCTCCTCCCTGTCCCTGAACCGTATCCTCCGGAGCCGGTTGGTTGTTCCGTCTGCCGGGTGGCGATGGCGCCAGCGTGAGCAGCATCCCAGCCACCCACTCGGCCTGCagctgcgccggcgccgccgcgacgcgccAGCGCGTGGTTACCACCTTCACGAGTAATCAAGATCTTGGTGAAGTCCTTGGTGACGTCGATGGAAGCACACGTGCATCTGCCTCTGctttgctctgctctgctctgctcgtgGGCTCGCTAGATTGGGGGAAAAAGACGAGGTGGATTGAAATCCAGTTTCAATGCAGATAAGAAAATTCAGTTCAAAGTTCAAGCGAGGTGGTTTGATATTCTGCTTCAGCACGCACTGAACGCAGGCTGAGTGTAAGTAGATAAGAAAATTTTGGTTATGCCATATTGCCATGGCGAAAATTCACAATATGTATTAGAAGAATAATACGTTGAAGATCTAAAAGATAATAAAACAAACAGAATACATCAAATTTAGAAAGTTTTGCTACTACCTCAAAGAAAACAAacttcaggaaaaaaaagttttgccATAATGTCTTGGGCGATGACTTAATGTCAAGTTTTTACTCACAAACATCACAAAAGATTTCGGGCAAGGACTTAAAGTCAGGAAGGTTTTTATTCAGGTGGGTGCAAATGCAACAATATATTCAGTGCTGTGGATGATCCCAAATGAAATATCGGAGTTCAGATACATCAGACAGCCAAAACCAACACAAGCAAGTAGCTAGGAATACACTTGTTTGGAGTTCCatcttcagaatttcagatatttGCACTAGAATTGCAGAACCAACAACCATCAAACACACAAGATTCGTTTGAGTTGCTATGTAATTTCCCTGGTTTTCTTATAATTCGAAGAGGGGATTTTGATCAATCTTCTCTATTTACAAGATAACATTACTGTACATATTCTTAGCATTTACACCGCACAAATTCGTGCAAACCATGTTGATCACAACCTGGGATTAGTAGATTACATGACTAGAACCTGCAGCTAAGCTAGCAGCTATCCCGGCGGCGATCTCGCTGCCTCATGGCTGGCCGCGTCGCGGCGGCTACGACTCCGAGAAACGACACCCCGCCGACGATTCCTCCCACGCAAGTGGAGAACGGAACATGGACAGCCCCACCTGGGAAGAATCCTCAAGCGGCCGAATTGTGTTCTCTACACAAGAGATTAGAGTCGACAAGAATGTCCACCCAGAAACCGAGATCTTGGTGTCCTGTGCATAAGACATCTAAGCATACTCTCGAAGACTGCCTTGTGATACTCCATGTGAAGGCTGAACTCTACGCCTGCTGGGAATGTGGAATTCAACATACTTCACCAACGGGTGCCATTTACTGTCTGATTCACAAGTCCAGATCTCACGATCTTACAAGCTGCAAGATCTTCCTCAGGACCTTCAAACTGCCGCATCATTGTGTCCAACAACCACGAGTTCAAGCTCCATGTGTTGCCAAGGAATGAGATGTAGTGCCGACTTCAGATCGGTTCGTGGGATACGTTGGCACTAACCCAAACGAGCCATCTGTGCTAAACCTGTTGGAAGACTACGAATCCTCTTTGGAGCCACCACGAGATGTGAACGTGGTCGACACCACTGAGATGGGCTTATATGTGGGCCcaatagtttttattttttccggaTCAgattgccacgtcagcgccacatcaACGTCATGTAAATGCCACATAGGACGAAtacctagtcaaaggagccacaTAGGCGCCCTGTCAGCCAAAACTGGGGACCATACTGCCGGGAGAGCTAATTTGTAATGATTTTGTAGGTTGGGGATGCGTATCTAGTTTTATGATttgaggatgattttgtaattcggtaacaagatgagggacctctggtgtactttttccatgcTATATACTCCCAACTCACAAGTAGCATTAGCATTACCGAGAATGGCCCAGACAGGTTTTTACGGTGCTTTAACAAAGGTAGTTGCTATTGAACATAAATGCAACAAAAGATAGGGTTTTTTCGTGACCGACATGGTTTCGGGCTGGCCCATATCACATCTTGGGCCCAAATTTCTGTCACGAGACAACCATAGTTTAATTCGTGTCcacaagacaaatatggtgctaACCAACCACGAAAATCATGCATATTTGTAGCACTCAAATATCGACCAGTACAGTTGTTGATCCACTGGCTGCGGTTTAATTTTTGTTTGACCGTTGATATATGATGCATAACCGGATGTCGGAGgagattttcggacatgaataaaaaactaattttataactcgcctggaaaccacgagatgaattttctaagcctaattaagccatcattagcacgatcaggttactatagcacttatggctaatcatgaactaattaggctcaaaagattcgtctcgcgatttctatgcaaactgtgcaattagtttttatttttatctatatttaatgctctatatatgtgtttaaagattcgatgtgatgtttttgaaagaaaaaatttggaaagtAAACCAGGCCAAAGTGAGTGCACATGCACGCATGCAACCATGGCAGCTAGCAGAGGCACCTGCAGCAGCTAAGCTAGGTTTCCCTAGATAGCCCGCCTGCATGAGCAAAGCTGCGTACGTATGCAATGGCATTTTCTTGCAAGCTTTGGCCAGGTTGGGTACGTCTCCATCTGCAAGTATTTTCGTTCATGTTATATATGGGtcctttttgcttttcttttattttttcattttaagAAATATTCACCTagcataaaataaaaaaattctgatTAATTAGACTAGGGTTCAAGAATACATAAATTAATTAGACTAGTTaagttattactccctccaatttttttgtttgacgttAGTTAGCTCAAAATTGAACTAACTAACGTCATACATTTGTGTAAAGAGGTAGTAATTTGTAAGAGTGAACTAGCTGGTTATTACACGATTGACACGGGGGACCTTGGCCCCCCAGTCCCACTCGGTGTAAAATTGTTGTTTAGTGACTCATACTAAAAGAACATCTTGGTTTTAATCTAAAACATTATAATGATCTtcatagagagagaaaaaagatatTGCAAGATGTTCAAAAAACATTAACAGTGTTTCAAGAAACAAGTCATATTAGGGTTGAGATAATTTTTCTACATAAACATGGCCAGTTGTAATCCTTTACCATTAGCATTCTATGAAACAACATATGAATACATTATTTCCCTTACTCCATTGTCTgttgaaaaatatttgatttatgaCAAAGAAGTATTTGCATTTATATTTGTGTATTGATATTGTTTCCAGACATTTGAAAAAACAAGCCTTATATTGTATTTgtatactaatttttttatgattttggCAATGCACTCGAACCACTACGTACAAGTATGGAATAAACATGTCCTTTCTGTGCCCCCACTCAGTTATAATCATCATTTTTACATCCACTAACAATCCACAACGgcaaaatttagaaataagaTGGAAATATTTCATGATAAGACAAAATAGTGAATTTATTCTCACAAAAACTTAGAAAAAGTTTATCACACTTTGGAGATGCATGATTTTTGTTGCATGATGGGAAATAAGTACTCATGCTTTATACCTTATTCAAAACCGAGAGAAATCAAGACTGAATGCCACTGTCCAGACTCGGTTTGTTACCAAATCTAGAAGAACAACTTTGATTAAAGACCAGGTTGGCGTAATCTTAGGTGAACTGACCATGGAGGGCTGAAAGCAGAGGGCTAAAAGCAGTTATCAATAGTTTAAACACATTTTCTGCAATGGTAAAGCAAACATTAAGACTTGAAAGGCACTATCTCCAACTGGTTATGTTCCTGATACTTTTCAGCATGTTGTTCCCCTAAATTCTGAAGAAGTATATTATTCTCATGCTGAATATTTGGTATCTCCATATGCAAATCCTCAATTTGCTACCACAAAAGGAGTGAATCCTCATCCATAGGAAGAACATCAATGAACTCCCCATTAAGCACAAAATGTGTAGAGTCCTTGACTCTCCATTACCTCCCATATTAGTAGGATTTTCCATAACAATTCTTTGAGCCACTTCACTAGGGTCTGTATAAAGATATTTTGTCAGAACTCTGCCAAGAACACTTTCTCTGTGATGCCAACGTATTAACTTCCCAAAAGTGTTTGCAACCCTATAAATGTGAGTCTCATTTCTGTAATCCGAAGGAATCCCTAAAATCATTATCCAACCCTCCCGATTGAAGGGGATAACAGGTCTCATAAAGTGTTCTTGGAAAGCCCCATTATTTAGCATCAAATATTGGCCGGATATCAAAGTATCCTATGCAACTCAGAAGGAACTTGGATCAGGCATAAAAAGGGAAACCTGAGGGCGCAAATGACATGCATGTTGAACTGACTGTTTATGGATCAATTGCaacattttatatatgtaacAAGATCCACCTCAACAGTAATTCTGAATAGACTTAATGTTTGTTATACAATGTATAATTT is part of the Oryza glaberrima chromosome 12, OglaRS2, whole genome shotgun sequence genome and harbors:
- the LOC127757863 gene encoding amino acid permease 3-like, encoding MVQIEPLEVSLEAGNQADSALLDDDGRPRRTGTFWTASAHIITAVIGSGVLSLPWATAQLGWVAGPAVMVVFGGVTYFTATLQAECYRTGDEETGARNYTYIGAVRAILGGANAKLCGIIQYANLVGTAIGYTIAASISMQAIKRAGCFHANGHNVPCHISSTPYMLIFGAFEIVFSQIPDFHEIWWLSIVAAVMSFTYSGVGLGLGIAQTVADGGFRGTIAGVTNVTATQKAWRSLQALGNIAFAFAFSNVYTEIQDTIKAPPPSEAKVMKQASLLSIVATSVFYALCGWMGYAAFGNAAPDNLLTGFGFFEPFWLVDAANVAIAVHLIGAYQVYCQPVFAFVERKASRRWPDSGFVNSELRVGPFAISAFRLAWRSVFVCFTTVVAMALPFFGVIVGLLGAISFWPLTVYLPTEMYIAQRGVRRGSALWIGLRALAVAGFIVSAAATTGAVANFVGDFMKFRPFSG